From Bacillus sp. FSL K6-3431, the proteins below share one genomic window:
- a CDS encoding PTS ascorbate transporter subunit IIC: MLDTIVSILSNPAIILGLIALVGLVALRKSTSDIIKGTLKTIFGFIILQQGSNIIVSALLPFSTMFTEAFGLTGIVAEDNALVAAVQTVLGKETALILVFAFLINLLIARVTKWKYIFLTGHMMFSFAGTMAIVFNQMGLSSTTTIVLGSVIQGISMVLFPAISQPFVRKITGNDNIAFGFWGSSWISMSGWIGGKLGNKKHSTEDVKVPKSLDFLKDMSILMGIIMIVIYLFTAMFVDSATMNEISGGTNLFQFALMNALTFVAGILILLQGVRMFLGEIVPAFKGVGEKIVPGAKPALDVPIFFSFAPIAVTIGFLSALVGGLLVTVISGILPVVVLPSVIGLFFMGGAAGVFGNATGGRRGAIIAGLFLGISWSLLVALAYPLVDMTAYGVEGLWFASPDAIIVVVLIRLIGMLFGIGL; this comes from the coding sequence ATTAAAGGAACGCTAAAAACCATTTTCGGTTTTATCATTTTGCAACAAGGATCTAATATTATTGTATCAGCGCTGCTACCGTTTAGTACCATGTTCACTGAAGCATTTGGTTTGACGGGCATAGTAGCCGAGGATAATGCATTGGTTGCTGCTGTACAAACTGTATTAGGAAAAGAAACGGCTTTAATCTTAGTGTTTGCGTTTTTAATAAACTTATTGATTGCAAGAGTAACGAAATGGAAATATATCTTTCTCACAGGCCATATGATGTTCTCGTTCGCAGGTACAATGGCTATCGTCTTTAACCAAATGGGCTTATCTAGTACAACTACCATTGTTCTAGGTTCCGTTATTCAAGGGATTTCAATGGTCCTTTTCCCTGCTATTTCTCAACCATTTGTTCGTAAAATTACGGGCAATGATAATATTGCATTTGGCTTCTGGGGAAGTTCATGGATTAGCATGTCAGGATGGATTGGCGGTAAGCTAGGAAATAAAAAGCATTCTACGGAAGATGTCAAAGTACCAAAATCACTTGATTTCTTAAAAGATATGAGTATTCTAATGGGAATCATTATGATTGTAATCTATTTATTTACTGCCATGTTTGTCGATTCCGCAACAATGAATGAAATATCAGGAGGAACAAACTTATTTCAGTTTGCCTTAATGAATGCCCTAACATTTGTTGCAGGTATTCTAATACTTCTACAAGGTGTGCGCATGTTTCTCGGTGAGATTGTTCCTGCATTTAAAGGGGTAGGAGAGAAAATAGTTCCAGGCGCAAAACCTGCACTAGACGTTCCGATTTTCTTCTCTTTTGCTCCAATTGCTGTAACAATCGGCTTCCTTTCAGCGTTAGTAGGAGGACTTTTGGTTACAGTGATATCAGGTATATTACCAGTAGTTGTTTTACCTTCGGTTATCGGATTATTTTTCATGGGTGGTGCTGCTGGAGTTTTCGGTAATGCGACTGGTGGAAGACGTGGGGCAATCATTGCGGGACTCTTCTTAGGGATTTCGTGGTCATTACTCGTAGCACTTGCATATCCGTTAGTTGATATGACCGCTTATGGTGTTGAAGGGCTTTGGTTTGCGTCACCAGATGCGATTATCGTGGTTGTATTAATAAGATTAATAGGAATGTTATTCGGGATAGGGTTATAA
- a CDS encoding creatininase family protein, with translation MAEVKEMINLTRDQVKAAIEEFPVAILPLGATEQHGHHLPLGVDIYLAEGIAKKICEKTGALLLPALPFGYSWVWRDIPGTVSLQQHHVEAVIKDVAHSVSRYGVKTLILVNGHDANNAAMKYATRELMDELNMNVVYLFYPDLNQVMKEHCDSQPWHGMIHACELETSLMLAIKPDLVDMSKAVTEYPDKPALYGRSTLSLGELSKSGVYGDATVASKAKGEKLLNSFVDRMVELVQLATDDVGDK, from the coding sequence ATGGCAGAGGTAAAAGAAATGATCAACTTGACTAGGGATCAAGTTAAAGCCGCTATAGAGGAATTTCCAGTTGCGATTTTACCTTTAGGTGCCACTGAACAGCATGGTCATCACCTTCCTTTAGGTGTCGATATATATTTAGCTGAAGGGATCGCAAAGAAAATTTGTGAAAAAACAGGTGCGCTTTTATTACCAGCTCTTCCGTTTGGTTATTCGTGGGTATGGCGTGATATTCCCGGTACAGTTTCACTACAACAACACCATGTTGAAGCAGTGATCAAAGATGTGGCTCATAGTGTTAGTCGATATGGGGTAAAGACACTCATCCTAGTGAATGGACATGATGCAAATAATGCAGCAATGAAATATGCAACTAGAGAGTTAATGGATGAATTAAATATGAATGTGGTTTATTTGTTTTATCCTGACCTCAATCAAGTAATGAAAGAACACTGTGATTCTCAACCTTGGCACGGTATGATTCATGCATGTGAATTGGAAACTTCCCTTATGCTCGCTATAAAGCCTGACCTAGTAGATATGTCTAAGGCAGTAACAGAATATCCAGATAAACCAGCTTTATATGGAAGATCAACACTATCATTGGGAGAACTAAGTAAAAGTGGAGTATATGGAGATGCCACTGTTGCTAGTAAGGCAAAAGGGGAAAAGCTTCTAAATAGCTTTGTTGATAGGATGGTTGAGTTAGTACAATTGGCTACAGATGATGTAGGGGATAAGTAA
- a CDS encoding MarR family winged helix-turn-helix transcriptional regulator, whose product MKGILREIGMIARALDSISNIEFKEYDLTKGQYLYLVRICENPGIIQEKLAEMIKVDRTTAARAIKKLEINGFIEKKEDAHNKKNKKLFPTEKGENVYPFIKSENDYSNTMALEGFSEKEAETAFDLLQRIRKNVEKDWGFVKKGNKRNY is encoded by the coding sequence ATGAAGGGAATTCTTCGTGAAATTGGAATGATAGCAAGGGCATTAGACTCTATAAGTAATATAGAATTTAAAGAATATGACCTTACAAAAGGGCAGTATTTGTACCTTGTACGAATATGTGAAAATCCAGGGATCATTCAAGAAAAGTTAGCTGAGATGATAAAGGTAGATCGAACAACAGCAGCTCGTGCTATAAAAAAACTTGAAATTAATGGCTTTATTGAAAAGAAGGAAGATGCACATAACAAAAAAAATAAAAAACTCTTTCCGACAGAGAAGGGGGAGAATGTTTATCCTTTCATAAAAAGTGAAAATGATTATTCCAATACTATGGCATTAGAAGGATTTTCCGAGAAAGAAGCAGAAACCGCTTTCGATCTTCTTCAAAGAATAAGAAAAAATGTAGAAAAAGACTGGGGATTTGTAAAAAAAGGAAACAAGAGAAATTATTGA
- a CDS encoding bifunctional 4-hydroxy-2-oxoglutarate aldolase/2-dehydro-3-deoxy-phosphogluconate aldolase, with protein MTTLKNGAICAILRGVDPEDAIAITETLVENGITMLEVSLSEEEKALGCIQNIRSTFQDAVFLGAGTVIHPHQVDLVLEAGAKYIITPGWDRELVRYVKSKQVDVFPGVFTPGEIMQASQDGVNVVKLFPANALGVSYVKSLQGPFPKVHIMGVGGIDLTNLNDYYDAGCSSFAIGSDLVPRGATTKDLKAIGQKAKQYVELMQKLGS; from the coding sequence ATGACGACATTAAAAAATGGAGCAATCTGTGCCATTCTTCGCGGGGTAGATCCCGAAGATGCTATCGCAATTACAGAAACCTTAGTTGAAAATGGAATTACTATGCTTGAAGTGTCACTTAGTGAGGAAGAAAAAGCGCTTGGCTGTATTCAAAATATCCGTTCCACCTTTCAAGATGCTGTTTTTTTAGGAGCAGGTACCGTTATTCATCCACATCAGGTTGATCTTGTATTAGAAGCAGGTGCAAAATATATTATCACTCCAGGGTGGGATAGAGAGTTAGTGCGCTATGTAAAATCAAAGCAAGTAGATGTATTCCCAGGTGTTTTTACTCCGGGAGAGATTATGCAAGCCTCTCAAGATGGAGTAAATGTGGTGAAGCTATTTCCAGCAAATGCACTTGGGGTATCTTATGTAAAAAGTCTTCAAGGACCTTTTCCAAAGGTGCATATTATGGGAGTAGGCGGCATTGATTTAACAAATCTAAACGATTATTATGATGCAGGGTGTTCTTCATTTGCTATTGGAAGCGATCTTGTGCCAAGAGGTGCTACGACAAAAGACTTGAAGGCCATTGGACAAAAAGCAAAACAGTATGTAGAGCTTATGCAAAAGCTAGGGAGCTGA
- a CDS encoding GNAT family N-acetyltransferase gives MVISIKKCALEDSLELQEISHETFNETFKHQNSPENMNAYLERAFNLIQLKKELSNPSSQFFFVYFNNEVAGYLKVNTNNAQSEEMGDELLEIERIYIRNKFQKHGLGKCLLNKAMEIAMECKKNKIWLGVWEKNENAIVFYKKKGFVQTGAHSFYMGDEEQVDFIMTKTLI, from the coding sequence ATGGTTATAAGTATAAAAAAGTGTGCCCTTGAAGATTCACTTGAACTTCAAGAAATTAGTCATGAAACATTTAATGAGACATTTAAGCATCAAAATTCACCCGAAAATATGAATGCCTATTTGGAAAGGGCATTTAACTTAATACAATTAAAAAAAGAATTATCCAATCCTTCTTCGCAATTCTTTTTTGTTTATTTTAATAATGAAGTCGCTGGATATTTGAAGGTTAACACTAATAATGCTCAGTCTGAAGAAATGGGCGATGAATTACTTGAAATTGAGAGAATTTATATTAGGAATAAGTTTCAAAAACATGGGCTTGGTAAGTGCCTCCTAAATAAAGCGATGGAAATTGCGATGGAATGTAAGAAAAATAAAATCTGGCTAGGCGTATGGGAAAAAAATGAAAATGCTATTGTTTTTTATAAGAAAAAGGGGTTTGTTCAAACTGGAGCCCACTCTTTTTATATGGGTGATGAAGAACAAGTGGACTTTATAATGACCAAAACACTCATATAA
- a CDS encoding EamA family transporter → MKTWQYATIVFLGGCCFGILSTFVKLAYSAGFSMAEVAGGQFLFGTIFIWLIVLITKKKKFNISMLQVCKLLISGFPMGLTGIFYYKSLQTVDASLAIIFLFQFIWIGTLIEWIFYKNKPNQSKLISIIILLVGSVLAAGFIVDGIKELSLIGMIWGMLSACTFSIFILVSGAVGNNVPPIFKSALLSTGALSIVMILFPPMFLFNIPVLLGLAPYGLLLGFFGVFLPPLLFSIGMPYVGPGLGTILSASELPVAVIMSAIILGENVTLIQWSGVSLILAGIVFGNATFLKRKNESRLT, encoded by the coding sequence ATGAAGACTTGGCAATATGCAACCATCGTCTTTTTGGGAGGATGCTGTTTCGGGATTTTATCAACATTTGTAAAACTAGCTTACTCCGCAGGTTTTTCTATGGCGGAAGTAGCAGGAGGTCAATTTTTATTTGGAACAATCTTTATTTGGTTGATTGTTCTTATTACCAAAAAGAAGAAGTTTAATATTAGTATGCTGCAAGTATGTAAGCTGCTCATATCAGGATTTCCTATGGGTTTAACTGGAATTTTTTATTATAAGTCCTTACAAACCGTAGATGCATCACTTGCCATCATATTTTTATTTCAATTTATCTGGATCGGAACATTGATTGAATGGATTTTTTATAAAAATAAGCCTAATCAAAGCAAACTCATTTCAATTATTATTCTTCTTGTGGGTTCCGTTTTGGCTGCAGGTTTTATTGTAGATGGGATTAAAGAACTTTCTTTAATTGGTATGATTTGGGGAATGCTTTCAGCCTGTACATTTTCAATCTTTATTTTAGTGAGTGGTGCAGTTGGAAATAACGTTCCGCCCATTTTCAAAAGTGCACTTCTATCAACAGGCGCATTAAGTATTGTGATGATTCTATTTCCACCAATGTTTTTATTTAATATTCCTGTGCTTCTTGGATTAGCACCTTATGGTTTATTACTTGGCTTTTTTGGCGTCTTTCTGCCACCTTTACTTTTTTCAATCGGGATGCCATATGTAGGACCAGGACTTGGCACGATATTATCTGCTTCTGAACTCCCAGTTGCTGTGATTATGTCGGCTATTATTTTAGGTGAGAACGTCACTTTGATACAGTGGAGTGGAGTATCCCTCATTTTAGCGGGGATTGTTTTCGGTAATGCAACATTTCTTAAAAGGAAAAATGAGTCGCGACTTACGTAA
- a CDS encoding phosphotriesterase family protein: protein MMGKVRTVLGDIDAKDLGFTYSHEHLWTCPPSGQKDRDLELSNYEASTSELLRFKRAGGNTLVEASTLDYGRDASKLKRMAAETGVNVVATTGFNKHIYFPAWVEALTMEEIQEKLVRDVTIGMDGTDAKAGFLKAGSWDQLIHPLEEKVTRAVSRAQKETGAPVWLHTEAGTMGEEMLDILEEEQIDLSKVAVGHSDRNADPYYHLQLAKRGAYVQFDGVSKIKYYPDSVRVELIKNMIENGYVKQLLISADMGRQVYLQAYGGGPGFEYILKKFIPRLLDEGVSRDDIHTIFVENPARWLGQFEG, encoded by the coding sequence TTGATGGGAAAAGTGAGAACAGTTTTAGGCGATATAGATGCAAAAGATCTTGGGTTTACTTACAGTCATGAACATTTATGGACTTGCCCACCTTCAGGTCAAAAAGATCGTGATTTAGAGCTTTCAAACTACGAAGCCTCTACTAGTGAACTTTTGAGATTTAAAAGGGCTGGGGGAAATACATTAGTAGAAGCTTCTACCTTAGATTATGGAAGAGATGCATCCAAACTAAAACGGATGGCAGCCGAAACCGGTGTGAATGTTGTTGCAACTACAGGTTTTAATAAGCATATTTATTTCCCGGCATGGGTAGAGGCCTTAACAATGGAAGAAATTCAAGAAAAATTAGTAAGAGACGTAACAATTGGCATGGACGGAACAGATGCAAAAGCTGGGTTTTTAAAAGCTGGATCCTGGGATCAATTAATACATCCTCTGGAGGAAAAAGTTACTAGAGCTGTTTCCCGGGCCCAAAAGGAAACAGGGGCACCTGTTTGGCTGCATACGGAAGCAGGAACAATGGGTGAAGAAATGCTTGATATTTTGGAAGAAGAGCAAATCGATCTATCAAAAGTGGCAGTGGGCCATAGTGATCGAAATGCGGATCCATATTATCATTTACAACTTGCCAAAAGAGGGGCATATGTTCAATTTGACGGGGTAAGTAAAATAAAATATTATCCTGACAGCGTTAGAGTGGAGCTCATTAAAAATATGATTGAAAACGGATATGTGAAACAACTACTTATTTCTGCCGATATGGGACGACAAGTTTATTTACAAGCCTATGGTGGAGGGCCTGGATTTGAATACATCTTGAAAAAGTTCATTCCACGTTTATTAGATGAAGGGGTAAGCCGAGATGATATTCATACAATCTTTGTAGAAAATCCTGCCCGTTGGTTAGGGCAATTTGAAGGGTGA
- a CDS encoding bifunctional transcriptional activator/DNA repair enzyme AdaA gives MKVKKSNIPAEYWKAIIECDPAYDDTFFYAVQTTGIFCRPSCKSREPNRDNVRIFQNAYMALEGKFRPCKRCKPDNLTLPADEWIKQITEWIDHYYSERLTLDVLADIFHGSPYHLQRLFKQVKGISPNEYTQQVRLTKAIEKLETTKQSVADIGMVIGFSSTPYFITLFKNKLGVTPAGYRKTYEKNLIKERGNK, from the coding sequence GTGAAAGTGAAAAAATCAAATATTCCTGCTGAATATTGGAAAGCCATCATTGAATGTGATCCAGCGTATGATGACACGTTTTTTTATGCGGTACAAACGACGGGAATTTTTTGCAGACCATCTTGTAAATCGAGGGAACCAAATAGAGATAATGTGCGCATCTTTCAAAATGCATACATGGCATTAGAGGGGAAATTCAGGCCGTGCAAGCGATGTAAACCAGACAACTTAACCTTGCCTGCTGATGAGTGGATTAAGCAAATCACTGAATGGATCGACCACTATTATTCTGAACGACTCACTTTAGACGTTTTAGCAGATATTTTCCATGGTAGCCCTTATCATTTACAACGACTATTTAAACAAGTGAAGGGCATATCACCAAATGAATATACGCAGCAGGTTCGATTAACAAAAGCAATCGAAAAATTAGAGACTACCAAGCAATCGGTGGCAGATATCGGAATGGTAATCGGATTTTCAAGTACACCGTATTTTATTACTTTGTTTAAGAACAAGTTAGGAGTCACACCGGCAGGTTATCGAAAAACATATGAGAAAAACTTGATAAAGGAGCGGGGAAACAAATGA